The following are encoded in a window of Paenibacillus polymyxa genomic DNA:
- a CDS encoding dihydroorotate dehydrogenase electron transfer subunit has protein sequence MANVISNVALVPGIYVMKIEGKFKGNMGQFYMLRSGTGYPLLPRPISIYDIGEESISFLYRVVGEGTNLFSQLQPGQEIQLEGPFGNGFPQVEGSLALIGGGMGTAPLLLAAKYYPHAHVYLGFAQQAFGVEAFEAVAASVQVKVGGSIVEQVDPTLYANMFSCGPTPMLQALAMKTVDTSSRLYISTERHMACGIGACLGCTMRTRGGNRRVCKEGPVFPVEEVEFDDLHGV, from the coding sequence ATGGCTAACGTAATTTCGAATGTGGCGCTCGTTCCGGGCATCTATGTGATGAAAATAGAGGGAAAGTTTAAAGGGAACATGGGGCAGTTTTACATGCTGCGCAGCGGGACAGGTTATCCACTGCTGCCCAGACCCATCAGCATTTATGATATCGGGGAAGAGAGTATTTCCTTTTTGTACCGGGTTGTTGGAGAGGGGACAAATTTGTTTTCCCAATTACAGCCTGGTCAGGAGATTCAGTTAGAAGGACCTTTCGGAAACGGTTTTCCGCAGGTAGAGGGTAGTTTGGCTTTAATCGGCGGTGGCATGGGTACAGCTCCGTTGCTGTTGGCTGCAAAGTACTACCCGCATGCGCATGTTTACCTGGGGTTTGCACAGCAAGCCTTCGGGGTTGAAGCGTTCGAAGCTGTGGCGGCATCTGTACAGGTCAAGGTAGGGGGAAGCATCGTCGAACAGGTCGATCCGACGCTTTATGCAAATATGTTCTCCTGCGGGCCAACTCCGATGTTGCAAGCACTCGCCATGAAAACGGTGGATACGTCGTCCCGTTTATATATTTCAACTGAAAGACACATGGCCTGTGGTATTGGCGCATGTTTGGGCTGTACGATGCGTACCCGTGGAGGCAATCGGAGGGTATGTAAAGAAGGGCCTGTATTCCCGGTGGAGGAGGTGGAGTTCGATGATCTCCATGGCGTGTAA
- a CDS encoding dihydroorotate dehydrogenase encodes MISMACNIAGVPFKNPIIMASGTFGFGREYAEFYSPELLGGIVGKGLTLHPKAGNTGSRIHETASGMLNSVGLENPGVAAFLKDELDDMTHWNTAIIANVGGSNLEEYVQAVAMITENAQKRRTMNRRGVDMLELNISCPNVKQGGMQFGIQTEVAREVVRQVRNVTALPLVVKLSPNAENITQMAVMCEEEGADGVSLINTFSAMKIDIRRRRSVFANTYAGLSGPAIKPIALRMVHQVAQAVSIPVIGMGGISSVEDIIEFTMAGAAAIQVGTYNFVHLHAGAELVHGLEQWMQREKVQSLDEIRGIL; translated from the coding sequence ATGATCTCCATGGCGTGTAATATTGCGGGTGTACCGTTCAAGAACCCAATCATCATGGCTTCCGGTACGTTTGGATTCGGACGTGAGTATGCGGAATTTTATTCTCCTGAATTATTGGGCGGTATCGTCGGCAAGGGACTAACCCTGCATCCGAAGGCTGGTAATACGGGATCACGAATACATGAGACAGCATCCGGCATGCTCAATAGTGTAGGGCTGGAGAATCCGGGGGTTGCCGCCTTTTTGAAGGATGAACTGGATGACATGACTCACTGGAACACGGCTATTATTGCCAACGTAGGCGGCTCCAATCTGGAGGAATATGTTCAGGCCGTAGCGATGATTACGGAAAACGCGCAAAAACGACGCACGATGAATCGAAGAGGCGTCGATATGCTGGAATTGAACATTTCGTGTCCCAATGTGAAGCAGGGTGGAATGCAATTTGGTATCCAGACGGAGGTAGCGCGGGAGGTTGTGCGTCAGGTGCGCAATGTGACTGCGCTTCCGTTGGTCGTCAAGCTGTCTCCAAACGCAGAGAACATCACGCAGATGGCGGTTATGTGCGAGGAAGAAGGCGCAGACGGAGTTTCGCTGATCAATACATTTTCTGCGATGAAAATAGATATACGCCGGCGTCGCAGTGTCTTCGCCAACACGTATGCTGGTCTTTCCGGCCCGGCAATTAAGCCAATTGCCTTGCGCATGGTTCACCAGGTGGCACAGGCGGTGTCGATTCCGGTGATCGGGATGGGCGGGATTAGCTCGGTAGAGGATATTATTGAATTCACCATGGCAGGGGCCGCTGCCATTCAGGTGGGAACGTACAACTTTGTCCATTTACATGCAGGGGCTGAACTGGTACATGGACTTGAACAATGGATGCAGCGGGAAAAGGTGCAGTCATTGGATGAGATACGGGGAATTTTGTGA